The nucleotide sequence GACGGCGTCGGCGTCGATGTCCACGTGGTCGACCAGCGAAGCGCCGGCGGCGACCGCCAGCCGGCTCGCGACCCCTTCGCTCGAGCCGACGACGAGCACCCGCCGCACCCGCTCGGCCAGCAGGAGCGCGGGCACCATCAGAGCTTCGTGGTACACCAGCTGGCTGGCTTCGGTGCTTTGGCGTTCGCCGTCGCAGAACAGCGAAACCCCTTGCGCCGTCGTCCCGATCAGCACCTCCTGGTACGGCGTGCGCTCGTGGAACCGCACGTCGCCGACCTCCCAGACGCGGGTGAGGCCGTCGCCGACCGGTTCGTGGATCAGGGGCATCAGCGTTCTCCCCGGTGGAGGACCGACAGGTGGACCGAAGCGGCGTGCAGCGAGGTCGCCAGCAGCCGCAGAGCGTGCTCGGGATCGGCGCGTTCCCCGCAGGTGAACACATCGGCGAAGAGCGACCCGTGCTCGGGGTAGGTGTGGACGGACGCGTGCGACTCGGCCAGCAGCGCGATCACCGTGGCCCCCTGGGGTGCGAACCGCTGCGCCACGACGTCGAGGACCGTCGCGCCCGCTTCCGTCACCGCGGCCCGCAGCAGCTCCCCGAGCCGCTCCGGGTCGTCGAGCAGCTCCGGGTCGACGCCGTGGAGCTCGGCGAGCACGTGGCGCCCGGTGAACCGGCCGACGTCAGGCATCTGCATCTCCCCACCGCCCGACGCAGTACGTGCGCAGCGGCTCGATCCCGTTGAACCCCACCGACGCGTAGCTGGCGGTGTAGGCCCCGGTGCCCGGCACGTCGAGCCGGTCGCCGGTCCGCAGCGAGCGGGGCAGTTCGTACCGCGTCCGCTGGTAGAGCACGTCGTCGCCGTCGCAGGTGGGACCGGCGAGCACCACCGGCCCGCTCGGGCCGTCGTGGCAGCCCACCGGCTCGAAACGGTAGGCGATCGCTTCGTTCTCGGCCTCGGCCAGGCCGTTGTAGCGGCCGATGTCGAGGTACACCCAGCGCCGTTCGCCCCGGTCGGCGACCAGCACGACCTCGGTCCGCAGCAGGCCGGCGTCCGCGACGAGGACACGGCCGGGCTCGAGCAGCAGCTCCGGGCGCCCGGCCGGGAAGGCCGCGTCGAGAGCCGCCGCGATCGTCGCCGCGTACGCGGCCAGGGACGGGACGGCGGTGCGGTGGGCGGTCGCGAAGCCGCCACCGAGGTTGAGCCGCGTCATCTCGACGCCGTGCGCCGCGGCCTCGGCGAACAGCTTCGCCGCCGTGGCGACCCCGATCCCCCAGGCGGTGACGTCCGGCTGCTGCGAGCCGACGTGGAAGGCGATCCCGGGCCGCAGCCCCAGCGCGGCCGCGCGCAGCACCAGGTCGAGGGCTTCGGCCGGGGCGCAGCCGAACTTCCGGCCGAACGGCGTCGCCGAGTCCGGCGCGTCGAGCACGACGCGGATCGACACCGCCGCGCCCGGCGCGTACCGGCCCAGGTGGTCGACGTCGGCGGGAGCGTCCGAAGTGAACTCCCGGACGCCGCGTCCGAACGCGAAGGCGATCTCCCGCGGTTTCTTGATCGGGTTGCCGTAGGCGATCTCCGCCGGGGCGGCGCCGCGGCCGAGGCACAGCTCGAGCTCCGCCGGACCGGCCACGTCGAAGCCGATCCCGGCCGCCACCAGCGCGTCGAGCACCGGCGGCGCCGGGTTGGCCTTGACCGCGTACCGGATCAGCGCGCCGGGGAACGCCGCGCCGAACTCCCCCGCCCGGGCCGCGACGGCGTCGGTGTCGACGACCAGGCACGGCGTCGGCGGGTCGCGCTCCTCGAGGAAGCGGCGGATCCGGGTGAAGTCGGCGCACACCGCGCCAGTGTCGCAAACGGCGTCAGACGAACCGCCAGAGGTGGTCCGGCGAGCCGTTGTCGTCCCACTGGGTGACCTGGGCGCCGTCCGCCGTGGACTGCTGGTCGACCGCCATCACCTTGCCGCTGCGGACGTTGACCAGCTTCGACCAGCCGCCGCCGGCGTCGACGATCCGCCAGTTGTGGTCGGGGGTGCCGTTGTCCTGGTACTGCTGGACGTGGGCGCCGTTGTCGAGGCTCTGGTCGTGCACGGCGAGGACCTTGCCGCTGTTGCGGTTGACGATCCGGACCGTGCCGTCGCCGCTGTCCACGACGGCCCAGAGGTGGTCGGCGGTGCCGTTGTCCGCCCACTGCGTCACCTCGGCGATGTCGGCCAAGGACATGTTCGAGACGGCCAGCACCTTGCCCGACCGCTGGTTCTGCAGCTTCCGCCACACTGTCGTCGACGCGGCCGGGCGGGTCAGCAGCGCCAGGTAGCCGCCGGCGACCGGGCGGGCCTGGAAGCCGCGCTGGTTGGCGTCGGCGACCACGTACCAGTCGCTGAACGGCACGCGCTGGGGCGTGGTGTTCGCGTAGCTGTAGACGCCCTCGACGAGCGTGGTGCGGATGTTCGGCTGGTCGGCCAGCCACGCCGCGGTCCACAGCTCCCAGTCGGCCTTCGTGTAGTTGTTGCGCGGGTCGAGCACGACGCCGTGGGCGCCCGCACGGGCCTGGTACCAGGCGGCTTCCTGCGCCGCGACGCCGAGCGGGACCAGGTCGAGGCCGAGCACGCGGTCGGCGAAGCCGTTGTACTTCAGGCTCCACGTGCCGGGCTGGTCGTAGGCGAGCCGCAGGTGCTGGCCGTCTTCGGCGAGCGTCACCCACTGGCTGACGTAGCTGCGGGACGTCGAGCGATACCGCTGGGCGTCGGCCGGGTTCCCGGCCGCGGCGGCGATGATGCCCATCGCGCCGATGCCGACGATCCCCTTCAGCGCGAGGTTCGCGCTGTGGGCGATGAAGCCGGTGAAGTCGTCGGTCTGGTTCTGGAAGCCGGGGTCGAGGGTGTTGGCGATCAGGTACTCCGCCCACTGCCGCAGGATCCGGTAGTGCGCGGTGACGAACGAGGCCGCCTCCGCCGACGGCAGCCGCTGCACCAGCGCGGCCGCCATGATCAGCATGTTCGCCGACTCCTCGACCGGCATGCTCTCTTCGTTGCCGTCGTTGTGCCCGGTCGCGTCCGGGTAGTGCGCGCCGAGGTCGTGTTCGGCGTACGCCATCGGCCAGCCGCCGCGCTCGGCGTAGTCGAGCAGCGGCTCCAGTACCAGGCGCAGGTAGGTGGGCGAGAGGTACAGGAAGGCGGGGAACGCCGGGTAGGTGACGTCCACTGTGGACATGTTGCCGTCGGAGGAGATCTCCTTGAGGAACGCCCAGGGCGCGCCGCCCCGGTCGACCAGCTCGGTGCCGCCGAACGCCTGGCGCAGGGCGAGCGCGCAGATCCCGGCGTAGTGCTCGCCGGTGCCGCCGCCCCCGGCCGCGGCGACGGCGTCGTCGTGCAGCCGCTGGTCGATCGCGGTGGCGGCCGACAGCGCGGCGGCGTAGTCGTTCGCGAACCACACCGCCATGTCCTGCCAGCTGCCCCAGTAGTGCGTCCACCAGGGACGCAGCTCGGTGCCGAGGTAGCGGGCGGCGGGCGTGCGGACGTGCCCGATCGCCAGGGTGAACGGGGTCGCCGTGCCACCGGCCGGGATCGTGCCGAGGTTCTTGTTGAAGGCCAGCACCGGCCAGCGGTCGTTGATCGCCCGTGGCTGCGCGGTGTCGCTGGTGTTGTTCAGGGCGCCCTGACCCGCCGACGCGGCCCGCACGACGGTGTCCGCCCCGATCTGCCAGCTGACGCCGGCCGCCGGCGCGGCCAGGACGAGCGAGCCCCAGCTCGCCTGGTCGCCGTTTTCCTGCAGCACGGCGGGGTTCGCCGGGGTGCAGCTGAGGAGGGTGTAGCCGTTCGCTTGCTGCTGCTGCCAGGTGACCGGGGTGGCGGTGTTGCCGTGCACCCACTCGGCGGAGGTGTCGAAGTGCAGGTCGACGGTGTGCGCGCGGCCGTCGGCGCTGGCGGCCTGGATGGTGACGTACCCGAACGGGACGCACTGGCGCTGCAGGTTCGCGGGGTCGACCGGGGAGAAGAACGTGACGGTGAGGTTCACCCCGCCGCCGGTGAGGAGGTAGGTCGAGCGGGTGCCGGTGACCTGCAGGCTCACCTGCGTCATCGGGGTCAGGGCCGGCCCGGACGGCAGGGCGGGTGCCCCGGCGAAGACGTAGGCGGCGCCGTCGATGCGCGCGAGGCCGCACAGGGCGGTGATGTGGCCGGTCCAGAAGCTCGACCAGGTGCCGGGGAGCGTGTCGGCGGGCTGCCAGGTGGACAGGTAGGGCGAGCGGACGATCAGCGGCGTGGCGGGCGGCCGGATCGGGCTGAAGGTCCCGGCGGCAGTGGTGGTCCCGGCGGCCGCGGCGGCCGTCTCGGGCAGCCAGAGGGCGGCGGCCACGGCGGCGGCGGTGCCCCCGGCGAGGCGGAGCAGGTCACGGCGGGTGAGGTGATCGCGTTCTCGGGAGGACATCGGTGGCCCCTTCCAACGGCGGGCGAGCCGGGCAGGGACTTTTTTACATCGTTGGTACAACGTTGTAAATCCGCCGAAGGGTCGGTGCGGGCGCGGGTGCGGACCAGTGACGCCGCAGGTCCGGTGGGGGTTCGGCTGGGATTTCGGTGGAGTTGCGGTGCGGCTCGCGGCAGCGCGGGATGGCCGAGCAGCAGGTTTCGCGCGGCTCGCGGCAGCCCTCACCCACGGCGGCCGAGGGCGCTAGCTTCGAGCGGCGCGCAACCGCCCCTGACCCAGGCCACCGAGCGGCCTCGCTCGGCGCCCCGGAGCTGCACCGGATCCGGCGCGCCGAGCGACTTCAGGCAGGTGCGCGTCGGCTCAAGCCGTCCGGCTCGGGCGGTCCGATGGCGGCCACACGTACGGCAAGTCCGGCGGCACCCCCGGGAACCGCGTGCCGTAGTGGTCCGGATCCTTGCGCACCAGCGCCGACTGGTGGCTGCGGTGGAGCGCTTCGTCGCCCAGCCACGGCGGCACGTCACCCGCCGCCTTGAGCTCGGCCTGCGTCCGGACCTCGGGACCGCCCACCGATCGGGTGAACTCCTCTCCCAGCTTGACCGCGCACGTGTCCGCCGCGCCCAGCTCGCACCACACCGCGCAGACCTCGAGGCCGTAGCGCGTCAACGCCTCCTCGTACCCCGTCCACATCTTCGCCGCCGGGTGGTGGCGCCAGCCGTAGCCGGGGATCACGAGCGCGCGCAGCACCTGGAGCGCCTCCACGCGCTGCTTGCCGAGGCGGCGGCGGTCGAGCGTGCGGGCGCTGGCGGTGAAGTCGGCGCACGGCAGGAACGTCTGCATCCGGGCCGGGTACCCCGGCACCCGGCCGCCGACGCGGGGGAAGATCCCCCGCGGCGGCCCCGACCGTGCGACCGGGGCCGCGACGTTCACCGGGGGGCGCCGGGTCCCCGGGTCGTGACGGCCGCTTCCGGTTCGACGCTCACCCGCGGGCGCAGGGGCCGCGCTTCGAGGCCCTCGACGTCGATCACCAGGAACCAGTGGGCGTTGGCCGGGATGTGGATCTTGAACATCGGCGCGGTGGCCACCCCGCCGTGCATCCGGTAGTACTGCCGGCGCCGGTAGGCCTGGAAGTTGACCGCGGTCAGCAGCCTGACGTTGGCCATCGCGTCCAGGCGGATGGTGACCACCGCGTCTCTTCGCACCTTTCCCAGGTCGAACACGCTCGCTTCCATTTCGTTCCCTCTTCCACGCGTGGTTTTTCGATTCGAGTACGACGGTCGCGGGCAGCGCGGATCGCGCCGCGGAGCACACGACGGCGGAAGATCGGAACGCGACTAGCCGGGCCCGGTGCCCGGTTCGGAGGGCCGCCACAGCGGCACGAAGTCCCCGTGCGTCCAGGGGGACGCCCGGAAGTGGTGCGGAGCGTGCCCCGCGGTCAGGAAGGCGGGCGGGATGCTCGAGCCGCCGCCGGAGGCGACATCGGACGAGGACGCGGGCACGGGCGCGCCGGGCTGCGCCGGGGTCTCCCCGGGTTGGTGACTGCCGAGCCGGGCCTCTTGGCGCTGAGCCTTGCCTCGGTGTGCACCGGCGGCGGTCGCGGCGCAGCCTGGGCCAACCGGCTTCGCCGGCGCGACGGCTGCCGCGGGTCGGCCGACGACGGTCGGAACGACCTGCTGGTTCGGCGGCGGGGTGGTCACCGCCCGGGCGAGCGGGAGCACGGCCCGGACGGCGGAGCCGGCCACACGAGCGACAACGGGCCGCCCGGCCCCGCCGGCGACGGGGGTGAGGACGTGGGTCAGGATCGGAGAAGCACCGCCGAGCACGGGGCCGCTCACCGGCTTGACGGCACTGCTCAGAGCGCCGAGGAGACCGCTCACGGGCGAGGTGACGGCAGAGACGATCGGTGCGACAAGCGGCGCGGCGGTCTTGGTCAGCGGGGAGAGCAGCGCCTCGGCGGCACGTGAGACAGGCTCGAGCACCGGCACGGCCGAACGCACCACGGGCTCGACAACGGCGCCGGCAGTCGCGGTCACCGGCAAGACGACAGCCCCCACGGTTCGAGTGACGGGCTCGGCGCCGCGCACGGTGCCCGCCACAGGCGCGACAACAGCGGCGGCGGTTTCGCTCAGGGGCGAGGCAGCCGCCCCCACGACACGCGCTACCGGCGCAGCCGAACGCACGACTCCCGCCACCGGCGCCACAACCGCCGCTGTGGTCTCGCCCAGCGGCGAAGCGACCGCCTGCCCGACACGCGCCACCGGCGCAGCCGAACGCGCCACCCGTGACACCGGCGCGGCGGCCGAACTCGAAGCGGCGGGCGCGGCAACCGCCCCCACAGCGCGCGTCACTGGCGCAGCCGAACGCCCCGCCGCAGGCGCCACGACCGCACTCGAAGCGACAGGCGCCACCGCCACCTTCCCCGTGCGCGAATCCGCCCGCACCGTCCGCGGAGCCGCGCCGGCCACCGCCTCAGTGCCCGGTCGCGAGATCCGAGTGGCAGCTTGTGGCCCACCCCGCGGCACGACAGAGACCTTCGCCGTCTGGGTTCCGTGGTCCGGCGGGACCAGCGCGTCCACCACCGCCGCGATCGGATCTCCGGTGGCCGGGTTACCCGGCGCCGCGTCGGCGTTGCCGGACGTCAGCCAGGACACCAGCCAGAAGCCCGCCACGGCTCCCGCCAGTATCAGCAGCCGGCGAGCGGCGACGGACGCGCCGCCCACCTCGCGAGCCCGGGTCACGTCGGCGAACCTCCACGGTGAGAACAGGCCTGGGACTTACCCTTCAACGCCGCCGGTCACACGCCTGCTACGGGCCATCCGGCGCGACCACACTTCCGGCCTAGTGGCAAATCCGAATCGAGACTCCAGTCGGGTGAGGTCGATGGTCCGGGTGACCGCTCAGCGATACCTCCGCCGACATCAGGCTTCCTGTGCGCGTCGCCGGCCCGAGAGCGCGCCGAGTGCTGTCACGCCGTGCTGCAGACCTTCGCGGAACGTCGCTCGCTGGCCCGGGCTCAGGTCGGCCAGGAGCGCGTTCTCCAGCTCGCCGACCGCCGGCGCGCAGCCCGCGAGCAGCGCGCGTCCGGCGTCGGTGAGGCCGGCCAGCAAAACCCGTCTGTTGTCCGCTTTGGGAGTCCGCGCGATCAGGCCGCGCTTTTCCAGCGTCAGCACCATTTCGTGCATGGTCTGCGGCCGCAGGAACGACCGGCGGGCCAGCTGCGCCGAGGACAGCGCGCCGCTGGCTTCGAGCACGGTCAGCGCCGTGTACTGCAGCGTGGTGAGCCCGAGCGGCCGCAGGGCGTCGTCGAGCAGGGCCCTGATCACCAGCTCGAGCCGTTTGACCAGGTAAAGGGTCAACGGCGCGCCGGCGGGGTGCTCCTGGGCGGAGGTGCTCACGGCGCCCATCATGACACGCGGCCGCCGCTATGCTCCGATCATGGACCTCGGTCGGCAGACGCGCGTGCGGCAGGCGTTCGACACCTTCTTCGGGGCCGCGGAACCGCCGT is from Amycolatopsis mediterranei and encodes:
- the speD gene encoding adenosylmethionine decarboxylase, with the protein product MPDVGRFTGRHVLAELHGVDPELLDDPERLGELLRAAVTEAGATVLDVVAQRFAPQGATVIALLAESHASVHTYPEHGSLFADVFTCGERADPEHALRLLATSLHAASVHLSVLHRGER
- a CDS encoding type III PLP-dependent enzyme, giving the protein MCADFTRIRRFLEERDPPTPCLVVDTDAVAARAGEFGAAFPGALIRYAVKANPAPPVLDALVAAGIGFDVAGPAELELCLGRGAAPAEIAYGNPIKKPREIAFAFGRGVREFTSDAPADVDHLGRYAPGAAVSIRVVLDAPDSATPFGRKFGCAPAEALDLVLRAAALGLRPGIAFHVGSQQPDVTAWGIGVATAAKLFAEAAAHGVEMTRLNLGGGFATAHRTAVPSLAAYAATIAAALDAAFPAGRPELLLEPGRVLVADAGLLRTEVVLVADRGERRWVYLDIGRYNGLAEAENEAIAYRFEPVGCHDGPSGPVVLAGPTCDGDDVLYQRTRYELPRSLRTGDRLDVPGTGAYTASYASVGFNGIEPLRTYCVGRWGDADA
- a CDS encoding glutaminase domain-containing protein, whose amino-acid sequence is MSSRERDHLTRRDLLRLAGGTAAAVAAALWLPETAAAAAGTTTAAGTFSPIRPPATPLIVRSPYLSTWQPADTLPGTWSSFWTGHITALCGLARIDGAAYVFAGAPALPSGPALTPMTQVSLQVTGTRSTYLLTGGGVNLTVTFFSPVDPANLQRQCVPFGYVTIQAASADGRAHTVDLHFDTSAEWVHGNTATPVTWQQQQANGYTLLSCTPANPAVLQENGDQASWGSLVLAAPAAGVSWQIGADTVVRAASAGQGALNNTSDTAQPRAINDRWPVLAFNKNLGTIPAGGTATPFTLAIGHVRTPAARYLGTELRPWWTHYWGSWQDMAVWFANDYAAALSAATAIDQRLHDDAVAAAGGGGTGEHYAGICALALRQAFGGTELVDRGGAPWAFLKEISSDGNMSTVDVTYPAFPAFLYLSPTYLRLVLEPLLDYAERGGWPMAYAEHDLGAHYPDATGHNDGNEESMPVEESANMLIMAAALVQRLPSAEAASFVTAHYRILRQWAEYLIANTLDPGFQNQTDDFTGFIAHSANLALKGIVGIGAMGIIAAAAGNPADAQRYRSTSRSYVSQWVTLAEDGQHLRLAYDQPGTWSLKYNGFADRVLGLDLVPLGVAAQEAAWYQARAGAHGVVLDPRNNYTKADWELWTAAWLADQPNIRTTLVEGVYSYANTTPQRVPFSDWYVVADANQRGFQARPVAGGYLALLTRPAASTTVWRKLQNQRSGKVLAVSNMSLADIAEVTQWADNGTADHLWAVVDSGDGTVRIVNRNSGKVLAVHDQSLDNGAHVQQYQDNGTPDHNWRIVDAGGGWSKLVNVRSGKVMAVDQQSTADGAQVTQWDDNGSPDHLWRFV
- a CDS encoding MSMEG_6728 family protein, which codes for MQTFLPCADFTASARTLDRRRLGKQRVEALQVLRALVIPGYGWRHHPAAKMWTGYEEALTRYGLEVCAVWCELGAADTCAVKLGEEFTRSVGGPEVRTQAELKAAGDVPPWLGDEALHRSHQSALVRKDPDHYGTRFPGVPPDLPYVWPPSDRPSRTA
- a CDS encoding DUF1883 domain-containing protein, giving the protein MFDLGKVRRDAVVTIRLDAMANVRLLTAVNFQAYRRRQYYRMHGGVATAPMFKIHIPANAHWFLVIDVEGLEARPLRPRVSVEPEAAVTTRGPGAPR
- a CDS encoding MarR family winged helix-turn-helix transcriptional regulator, with product MMGAVSTSAQEHPAGAPLTLYLVKRLELVIRALLDDALRPLGLTTLQYTALTVLEASGALSSAQLARRSFLRPQTMHEMVLTLEKRGLIARTPKADNRRVLLAGLTDAGRALLAGCAPAVGELENALLADLSPGQRATFREGLQHGVTALGALSGRRRAQEA